The proteins below come from a single Fusobacterium nucleatum genomic window:
- a CDS encoding ATP-binding protein, translating into MNFIDREKELETLNKEYKKENSFVVLYGRRRVGKTTLIKEFIKDKKAFYFFADKQNENLQIERFKNQISEQFKDEFLKKIEIKDWDTLFDYLLTKISNEKFIFIIDEFQYLCMINKDFSSIFQRIYDEKLKDKNIMIILCGSLISMMYSETLAYESPLHGRRTAQIKLQPIKFKYYSEFFKNKSIQNLIELYSITGGVPKYILSLDGDKSALYNIENNIFDKNNYLYSEPKFLLQEEVNDLSRYFSILNAISIGHTKMSAISSYLQINAGGLSPYISKLMDLDILEKEVPVTEGIENTKKVLYKIKDNYLKFWFSYVYPYQSYLEIENLTYVKNKIENEFDLYISKIYEDLARESIWENITFPLFKVGRWWDKNTEIDIVGLGEENKIIFGECKYSKKSIGLNILKELKDKSKKVIWNNDKREEYYILFSKSGFSEDLIELAKKENNIVLKKLM; encoded by the coding sequence ATGAATTTTATTGATAGAGAAAAGGAACTAGAAACTCTTAATAAAGAATATAAAAAAGAAAATAGCTTTGTTGTTCTATATGGAAGAAGAAGAGTTGGAAAGACAACTTTGATAAAAGAATTTATAAAAGATAAAAAAGCATTTTACTTTTTTGCTGATAAACAAAATGAAAATCTACAAATTGAAAGATTTAAAAATCAAATATCAGAACAATTTAAAGATGAATTTTTAAAGAAAATAGAAATAAAAGATTGGGACACACTTTTTGACTATTTATTGACAAAGATTTCCAATGAAAAATTTATTTTTATAATAGATGAATTTCAATATCTATGTATGATTAATAAAGATTTTTCTTCCATTTTTCAAAGAATATATGATGAAAAGCTAAAAGATAAAAATATTATGATTATTTTATGTGGTTCTTTAATTTCAATGATGTATTCAGAAACTTTGGCTTATGAAAGTCCTTTACATGGTAGAAGAACAGCTCAAATAAAACTTCAACCTATAAAATTTAAGTATTATAGTGAATTTTTTAAAAATAAATCTATTCAAAATTTAATAGAATTATATTCTATAACAGGAGGAGTTCCTAAATATATTTTAAGTTTAGATGGGGATAAATCAGCCTTATATAATATTGAAAATAATATTTTTGATAAAAATAATTATTTGTACTCTGAGCCAAAATTTCTATTACAAGAGGAAGTAAATGATTTATCTAGATATTTTTCTATTTTAAATGCAATATCAATAGGGCATACTAAGATGTCAGCTATATCCTCATATTTACAAATAAATGCAGGAGGCTTATCCCCATATATTTCAAAGCTTATGGACTTAGATATACTTGAAAAAGAAGTTCCTGTCACTGAAGGTATAGAAAATACAAAAAAAGTTTTATATAAGATAAAAGATAATTATTTAAAATTTTGGTTTTCTTATGTTTATCCATATCAAAGCTATCTTGAAATTGAGAATTTAACTTATGTTAAAAATAAAATTGAAAATGAATTTGATTTATATATTTCTAAGATTTATGAAGATTTGGCTAGAGAAAGTATATGGGAAAATATAACATTTCCTTTATTTAAAGTTGGTAGATGGTGGGATAAAAACACAGAAATAGATATTGTAGGTTTAGGAGAAGAGAATAAAATTATATTTGGAGAATGTAAATATTCTAAAAAGTCAATAGGCTTAAATATTTTAAAAGAACTTAAAGATAAATCTAAGAAAGTTATATGGAATAATGATAAGAGAGAAGAATACTATATACTATTTTCAAAATCTGGTTTTAGTGAAGATTTAATTGAATTAGCTAAGAAAGAAAATAATATTGTACTTAAAAAATTAATGTAG
- the hrcA gene encoding heat-inducible transcriptional repressor HrcA: protein MGISEREKLVLNAIVDYYLTVGDTIGSRTLVKKYGIELSSATIRNVMADLEDMGFIEKTHTSSGRIPTDMGYKYYLTELLKVEKITQEEIENISNVYNRRVDELENILKKTSTLLSKLTNYAGIAVEPKPDNKKVSRVELVYIDEYLIMAIIVMDDRRVKTKNIHLPYPISKEEVEKKVEELNTKIKNNEIAINDIEKFFTESTDIVYEYDDEDELSKYFINNLPSMLKNENIAEVANVIEFFNERKDIRELFEKLIEQKAKENSNSNVNVILGDELGIKELEDFSFVYSIYDIGGAQGIIGVMGPKRMAYSKTMGLINHVSREVNKLINSMGKEKNKKI, encoded by the coding sequence ATGGGGATTTCTGAAAGAGAAAAACTTGTTCTCAATGCTATTGTAGATTATTATCTTACAGTTGGGGACACAATAGGTTCCAGAACATTGGTAAAAAAATATGGAATAGAACTCTCATCTGCTACAATACGTAATGTTATGGCTGATTTGGAAGATATGGGATTTATAGAAAAAACTCATACTTCATCAGGGCGTATTCCAACAGATATGGGATACAAATATTACCTCACAGAGCTTCTAAAAGTAGAAAAGATAACACAGGAAGAGATAGAAAATATTAGCAATGTTTATAATCGTAGAGTTGATGAATTAGAAAATATTTTGAAAAAAACCTCTACTCTACTTTCAAAGCTAACTAACTATGCAGGTATAGCTGTTGAGCCAAAACCTGACAATAAAAAAGTTAGCAGGGTGGAGCTCGTTTATATAGATGAATATTTAATTATGGCAATTATTGTTATGGATGACAGAAGAGTTAAGACAAAAAATATTCATTTACCTTATCCGATTTCAAAGGAAGAAGTTGAAAAGAAAGTTGAGGAGTTAAATACTAAAATTAAGAATAATGAAATTGCTATAAATGATATAGAAAAGTTTTTTACAGAAAGTACAGATATTGTTTATGAGTATGATGATGAAGATGAACTTAGTAAATATTTTATAAATAATCTTCCAAGTATGTTAAAAAATGAAAATATTGCAGAGGTTGCAAATGTAATTGAATTTTTTAATGAAAGAAAAGACATAAGAGAATTATTTGAAAAGCTTATAGAACAAAAAGCAAAAGAAAATTCAAATTCTAATGTAAATGTAATACTTGGAGATGAGTTAGGTATAAAAGAACTAGAAGATTTTAGTTTCGTCTATTCAATATATGATATAGGTGGAGCTCAAGGAATAATTGGAGTTATGGGACCTAAGAGAATGGCATATTCTAAAACAATGGGACTTATAAATCATGTTAGTAGAGAAGTAAATAAATTAATAAATTCAATGGGAAAAGAAAAAAATAAAAAAATTTAG
- the serS gene encoding serine--tRNA ligase — MLELKFMRENVEMLKEMLKNRNSNVDMDAFVELDSKRREVLSEVESLKRERNNVSAEIANLKKEKKDANHLIEKMGGVSAKIKELDAELVEIDEKIKDIQLNIPNVYHPSTPIGPDEDSNLEIRKWGVPKKFDFEPKSHWDIGENLGILDFERGTKLSGSRFVLYREAAARLERALINFMLDVHTLEEGYTEHITPFMVKPEVCEGTGQLPKFEEDMYKTTDDMYLISTSEITMTNIHRKEILEQSELPKYYTAYSPCFRREAGSYGKDVKGLIRLHQFNKVEMVKITDAESSYDELEKMVNNAETILQRLELPYRVIQLCSGDLGFSAAKTYDLEVWLPSQNKYREISSCSNCEAFQARRMGLKYRVPNGSEFCHTLNGSGLAVGRTLVAIMENYQQEDGSFLVPKVLIPYMGGVDVIKK; from the coding sequence ATGTTAGAATTAAAATTTATGCGTGAAAATGTTGAAATGCTAAAAGAAATGCTAAAAAACAGAAATAGCAATGTTGATATGGATGCTTTTGTTGAATTAGATTCAAAGAGAAGAGAAGTTTTATCCGAAGTTGAAAGTTTAAAAAGAGAAAGAAATAATGTTTCAGCAGAAATTGCAAATTTAAAGAAAGAAAAGAAAGATGCTAACCATTTAATAGAAAAGATGGGAGGAGTTTCTGCAAAAATAAAAGAGTTAGATGCTGAACTTGTTGAAATAGATGAAAAAATTAAAGATATACAATTAAATATACCTAATGTATATCATCCATCAACTCCTATTGGTCCTGATGAAGATTCTAACCTTGAAATTAGAAAATGGGGAGTACCTAAAAAATTTGATTTTGAACCAAAATCACACTGGGATATTGGAGAAAATTTAGGAATATTAGATTTTGAGAGAGGAACAAAATTAAGTGGTTCAAGATTTGTTCTATATAGAGAAGCAGCAGCAAGATTAGAAAGAGCTTTAATTAATTTTATGCTTGATGTTCATACTTTGGAAGAAGGTTATACTGAACATATAACTCCATTTATGGTTAAGCCAGAAGTTTGTGAAGGAACAGGTCAACTTCCAAAATTTGAAGAAGATATGTACAAAACAACTGATGATATGTACTTAATTTCTACTTCTGAAATCACTATGACAAATATTCACAGAAAAGAAATTTTAGAACAATCTGAATTACCTAAATACTATACTGCTTATTCTCCTTGTTTTAGAAGAGAAGCTGGTTCTTATGGAAAAGATGTCAAAGGTTTAATAAGATTACACCAATTTAATAAGGTAGAAATGGTAAAAATAACAGATGCTGAATCTTCTTATGATGAACTTGAAAAAATGGTAAACAATGCCGAAACTATCTTACAAAGATTAGAATTACCTTATCGTGTAATTCAGCTCTGTTCTGGGGATTTAGGTTTTAGTGCTGCTAAAACTTATGACTTAGAAGTTTGGTTACCATCTCAAAATAAATATAGAGAAATTTCTTCTTGTTCAAACTGTGAAGCGTTTCAAGCTAGAAGAATGGGGTTAAAATATAGAGTTCCTAATGGAAGTGAATTTTGCCATACTTTAAATGGTTCAGGACTTGCAGTAGGTAGAACATTGGTTGCTATTATGGAAAATTATCAACAAGAAGATGGTTCTTTCTTAGTTCCTAAGGTTTTAATTCCTTATATGGGTGGAGTAGATGTTATTAAAAAGTAG
- the grpE gene encoding nucleotide exchange factor GrpE, translated as MQDKEDIKEEVLKEEINKEVNEKKCECGEAKEETHEDDHKHDGHTCCGKHNHKEEIEKLKAEIEEWKNEYLRKQAEFQNFTKRKEKEVEELKKFSSEKIITQFLGSLDNLERAIESSLESKDFDSLLKGIEMIVRNLKDIMSTEGVEEIKAEGAFDPVYHHAVGVEASEDKKEDEIVKVLQKGYMMKGKVIRPAMVIVCKNN; from the coding sequence ATGCAGGATAAAGAAGACATTAAAGAGGAAGTTTTAAAGGAGGAAATAAATAAAGAAGTTAATGAGAAAAAATGTGAATGTGGAGAAGCAAAAGAAGAAACTCATGAAGATGATCATAAACATGATGGGCACACTTGTTGTGGCAAACATAATCATAAAGAAGAGATAGAAAAACTTAAAGCTGAGATTGAAGAATGGAAAAATGAATATTTAAGAAAGCAAGCTGAATTTCAAAATTTCACTAAAAGAAAAGAAAAAGAAGTTGAAGAACTTAAAAAATTCTCTTCTGAAAAAATTATCACTCAATTTTTGGGAAGTTTAGATAATCTTGAAAGAGCTATTGAATCTTCTCTTGAAAGTAAAGATTTTGATTCACTATTAAAAGGAATTGAAATGATAGTGAGAAATTTAAAAGATATTATGTCAACTGAAGGTGTAGAAGAAATAAAGGCAGAAGGAGCTTTTGATCCAGTATATCATCATGCTGTTGGTGTTGAGGCAAGTGAAGATAAAAAAGAAGATGAAATTGTAAAAGTGTTACAAAAAGGTTATATGATGAAAGGTAAAGTTATTAGACCAGCAATGGTTATAGTATGTAAAAATAATTAA
- the dnaJ gene encoding molecular chaperone DnaJ has product MAKRDYYEVLGVDKNASEDDIKKAFKKAAMKYHPDRFANASDAEKKDAEEKFKEINEAYQVLSDTQKKQQYDQFGHAAFEPGGAGFGGGFNTGGFDFGDIFGDIFGGGGSGFGGFEGFSGFGASSRRSYVEPGNDLRYNLEITLEEAAKGVEKTIKYKRTGKCEYCHGTGGEDDKMKTCPTCNGQGTIRTQQRTILGVMQSQTVCPDCHGTGKVPEKKCKHCHGTGTAKETVEKKVNVPAGIDDGQKLKYAGLGEASQSGGPNGDLYIVIRIKPHDIFVRDGENLYCEVPISYSTAVLGGEVEIPTLNGKKMIKVPEGTESGKLLKVSGEGIKSLRGYGKGDIIVKITIETPKKLTDKQKELLQKFEESLNEKNYEQKSSFMKKVKKFFKDIID; this is encoded by the coding sequence ATGGCAAAAAGAGACTATTATGAAGTCCTTGGTGTAGATAAAAATGCAAGTGAAGATGATATAAAAAAAGCATTTAAAAAAGCAGCAATGAAGTATCATCCAGATAGATTTGCAAATGCAAGTGATGCAGAAAAAAAAGATGCAGAAGAAAAATTTAAGGAAATAAATGAGGCTTATCAAGTTCTTTCTGATACTCAAAAGAAACAACAATATGACCAATTTGGACATGCTGCCTTTGAACCAGGTGGAGCAGGTTTTGGTGGAGGCTTTAATACAGGAGGCTTTGACTTCGGAGATATTTTTGGAGATATCTTTGGTGGAGGAGGAAGTGGCTTTGGAGGTTTTGAAGGATTTAGTGGTTTTGGTGCTTCTTCAAGAAGAAGTTATGTTGAACCAGGGAATGATTTAAGATATAATCTTGAAATTACTTTGGAAGAAGCTGCAAAAGGTGTAGAAAAAACTATTAAATATAAGAGAACTGGAAAATGTGAATATTGCCATGGAACAGGTGGAGAAGATGATAAAATGAAAACTTGTCCTACTTGTAATGGACAAGGAACTATCAGAACTCAACAAAGAACTATATTAGGAGTAATGCAATCACAAACTGTTTGTCCTGATTGTCATGGAACAGGAAAAGTACCTGAAAAGAAATGTAAACACTGTCATGGGACAGGAACTGCAAAGGAAACAGTTGAAAAGAAAGTTAATGTACCAGCTGGCATAGATGATGGACAAAAATTGAAATATGCAGGTTTAGGTGAAGCTAGTCAAAGTGGTGGACCTAATGGAGATCTGTATATAGTTATTAGAATTAAACCCCATGATATTTTTGTAAGAGATGGAGAAAATCTATATTGTGAAGTACCTATTTCATATTCAACTGCTGTTTTAGGTGGAGAAGTTGAAATTCCAACTTTAAATGGTAAAAAAATGATTAAAGTTCCAGAAGGAACAGAAAGTGGAAAATTACTTAAAGTCAGTGGAGAAGGAATAAAATCTCTTAGAGGTTATGGAAAAGGAGATATAATTGTTAAAATTACAATAGAAACTCCAAAGAAACTTACAGATAAGCAAAAAGAATTATTACAAAAATTTGAAGAAAGTTTAAATGAAAAAAATTATGAGCAAAAATCTAGTTTTATGAAAAAAGTAAAAAAATTCTTTAAAGATATAATTGATTGA
- a CDS encoding DUF4298 domain-containing protein, whose product MKQKERIEKMEKILFNSSKLLEELEKILNKIEKDSKNYDELIKYYYSKNWVKDKEDFENDLLPDMESAYVLTEDGIYDMMTASSEIAIHMLELATKILKR is encoded by the coding sequence ATGAAACAAAAAGAAAGAATAGAAAAAATGGAAAAAATCCTTTTTAATTCCTCAAAATTATTAGAAGAATTAGAAAAAATTTTAAATAAAATAGAAAAGGACTCCAAAAATTATGATGAACTTATAAAATATTATTACAGTAAAAATTGGGTAAAAGATAAGGAAGATTTTGAAAATGATTTACTTCCAGATATGGAAAGTGCTTATGTTTTAACAGAAGACGGAATTTATGATATGATGACTGCTAGCAGTGAAATTGCCATTCATATGTTAGAACTTGCAACTAAAATATTAAAAAGATAG
- the dnaK gene encoding molecular chaperone DnaK produces MSKIIGIDLGTTNSCVAIMEGGNVTIIPNSEGARTTPSVVNIKDNGEVVVGEIAKRQAVTNPTSTVSSIKTHMGSDYKVEIFGKKYTPQEISAKILQKLKKDAEAYLGEEIKEAVITVPAYFTDSQRQATKDAGTIAGLDVKRIINEPTAAALAYGLEKKKEEKVLVFDLGGGTFDVSVLEISDGVIEVISTAGNNHLGGDDFDNEVINWLVTEFKKETGLDLSNDKMAYQRLKDAAEKAKKELSTLMETSISLPFITMDATGPKHLEMKLTRAKFDDLTKHLVEATQGPTKTALKDANLDTKDIDEILLVGGSTRIPAVQEWVENFFGKKPNKGINPDEVVAAGAAIQGGVLMGDVKDVLLLDVTPLSLGIETAGGVFTKMIDKNTTIPVKKSQVYSTYSDNQTAVTINVLQGERSRAADNHSLGTFNLEGIPAAPRGVPQIEVTFDIDANGIVHVSAKDLGTGKENKVTISGSSNLSKEEIERMTKEAEAHAEEDKKFQELVEARNRADQLISATEKTLKENPDKVSEGDKKNIETAIEELKKAKDGDDKAAIDSAMEKLSQASHKFAEELYKEAQAQAQAQQQAGANAGSDKKDEDVAEAEVVD; encoded by the coding sequence ATGAGTAAAATAATAGGAATTGATTTAGGAACAACAAACTCTTGCGTAGCAATAATGGAAGGTGGAAATGTAACAATAATACCAAACTCTGAGGGAGCAAGAACAACTCCATCAGTTGTAAATATTAAAGATAATGGTGAAGTAGTTGTTGGAGAAATAGCAAAAAGACAAGCTGTAACAAATCCTACTTCAACAGTAAGTTCAATCAAGACTCATATGGGTTCTGATTACAAAGTAGAAATTTTTGGAAAGAAATATACTCCACAAGAAATTTCTGCAAAGATATTACAAAAATTGAAAAAAGATGCTGAAGCATATTTAGGAGAAGAAATTAAAGAAGCAGTTATCACAGTACCAGCCTATTTTACAGATTCTCAAAGACAAGCAACAAAAGATGCAGGAACAATAGCAGGATTAGATGTAAAAAGAATTATAAATGAACCAACTGCTGCTGCTCTTGCTTATGGACTTGAAAAGAAAAAAGAAGAAAAAGTATTAGTATTTGACCTTGGTGGAGGAACATTTGATGTGTCTGTACTTGAAATATCTGATGGTGTTATAGAAGTTATATCAACAGCAGGAAATAACCACTTAGGTGGAGATGATTTTGATAATGAAGTTATAAACTGGTTAGTTACTGAATTTAAGAAAGAAACTGGACTTGATTTATCAAATGATAAAATGGCTTATCAAAGATTAAAAGATGCTGCTGAAAAAGCTAAAAAGGAATTATCAACATTGATGGAAACTTCAATTTCATTACCATTCATAACTATGGATGCAACAGGACCTAAACACTTAGAAATGAAATTGACAAGAGCAAAATTTGATGATTTAACAAAACATCTTGTTGAAGCAACTCAAGGACCTACAAAGACTGCATTAAAAGATGCAAATCTTGATACAAAAGATATAGATGAAATCTTACTTGTTGGAGGATCTACAAGAATACCAGCTGTTCAAGAATGGGTTGAAAACTTCTTTGGAAAGAAACCCAATAAAGGAATAAACCCAGATGAAGTTGTTGCTGCTGGTGCTGCAATACAAGGTGGAGTATTAATGGGAGATGTTAAAGATGTATTACTTCTTGATGTAACTCCATTATCATTAGGAATTGAAACAGCTGGTGGCGTATTTACAAAGATGATAGATAAAAATACTACTATCCCAGTTAAGAAATCACAAGTATATTCTACTTATTCTGATAATCAAACAGCAGTTACTATAAATGTTTTACAAGGTGAAAGATCAAGAGCTGCTGATAACCACAGTTTAGGAACTTTCAATTTGGAAGGAATCCCTGCTGCTCCAAGAGGTGTACCTCAAATAGAAGTTACATTTGATATAGATGCCAATGGTATAGTTCATGTATCTGCAAAAGATTTAGGAACAGGAAAAGAAAATAAAGTAACTATTTCTGGTTCAAGCAACCTTTCAAAAGAAGAAATTGAAAGAATGACAAAGGAAGCAGAAGCACATGCAGAAGAAGATAAAAAATTCCAAGAATTAGTTGAAGCTAGAAATAGAGCAGACCAATTAATCTCTGCTACTGAAAAGACTTTAAAAGAAAATCCTGATAAAGTAAGTGAAGGAGATAAGAAAAATATAGAAACTGCTATAGAAGAATTGAAGAAAGCTAAAGATGGCGATGATAAAGCTGCAATAGATTCAGCTATGGAAAAATTATCTCAAGCATCTCATAAATTTGCAGAAGAATTGTATAAAGAAGCTCAAGCACAGGCACAAGCTCAACAACAAGCAGGAGCAAATGCAGGTTCTGATAAAAAAGATGAAGATGTAGCAGAAGCAGAAGTTGTGGACTAA
- a CDS encoding methylated-DNA--[protein]-cysteine S-methyltransferase, whose protein sequence is MKNIKGISFLYNKEIGYLEIIEEKDGISEISFLGNIGIETRKNLYNIFTESPLTKKCSQQLEEYFNGKRKEFNIKLDIRGTKFQKQCWEILTKVPYGETISYSDEARMIGNDKAVRAVGSANGKNCIPIIIPCHRIVYKGGEIGGYSGGEGGNKGIEIKKYLLELEKKFK, encoded by the coding sequence ATGAAAAATATTAAAGGCATTTCATTTTTATACAATAAAGAAATTGGTTATTTAGAAATAATTGAAGAAAAAGATGGAATAAGTGAAATAAGTTTTTTGGGTAATATAGGTATTGAAACAAGAAAAAATTTATATAATATTTTTACTGAATCTCCTTTAACAAAAAAATGTAGTCAACAATTAGAAGAATATTTTAATGGGAAAAGAAAAGAATTTAATATTAAATTAGATATTAGAGGAACCAAGTTTCAAAAACAATGTTGGGAAATTTTAACAAAAGTACCTTATGGAGAAACTATCTCATATAGTGATGAAGCTAGGATGATAGGCAATGATAAAGCAGTTAGAGCAGTTGGCTCTGCCAATGGTAAAAATTGTATTCCAATAATTATTCCTTGTCATAGAATTGTTTATAAAGGCGGAGAAATAGGTGGATATAGTGGTGGTGAAGGTGGTAATAAAGGTATTGAAATAAAAAAATATCTTTTAGAGCTTGAAAAAAAGTTTAAATAA